Proteins from a genomic interval of Psychrobacter fulvigenes:
- the thiL gene encoding thiamine-phosphate kinase: MNEFELIEQVFLQLQAEHSPAAGIEKSIGDDAAVINLPAGSRLVSCIDTLVQGRHFSADWDEVHKLAFSIGYKAVAVNVSDLAAMGATPHSILLALALPERLAHKQWLTEFSKGIFHTCQLFGVTLIGGDTTRNDTLVLSISAQGILAADTPAVYRSGAQVGDKVYVSGTLGDASYALQHPDNAIGKELAHRLHTPTPRIALGAALAEIGATAMIDISDGLYQDLGHICQQSSVGMQISLEHLPSSKALASVDLAERLLCQLAGGDDYELAFTLPADIELPINSSNTPVTCIGEVIAPASNLTNSDFANSPVSNTVTAANISKTLLPELWYQGQRVTVSHPAPFSTWPNLTGYQHFAG; the protein is encoded by the coding sequence ATGAATGAATTTGAGCTGATTGAGCAAGTATTCTTACAATTACAAGCCGAGCATTCTCCAGCTGCTGGTATTGAAAAGAGCATTGGTGATGATGCAGCAGTGATAAACCTGCCTGCAGGTTCACGCTTGGTCAGCTGTATTGATACCTTGGTTCAAGGTCGACACTTTAGTGCCGATTGGGATGAAGTCCATAAACTGGCATTTTCAATTGGTTATAAAGCCGTAGCGGTCAATGTCTCAGACCTTGCCGCGATGGGTGCGACGCCGCACAGTATTCTGTTGGCGTTAGCATTACCTGAACGTCTTGCCCATAAACAATGGCTCACAGAATTTTCCAAAGGCATATTTCACACCTGCCAACTGTTTGGCGTGACGCTTATCGGCGGTGATACCACCCGCAATGATACCTTGGTGCTCAGCATCAGCGCTCAAGGAATATTGGCCGCAGACACCCCAGCAGTCTACCGTTCAGGAGCACAAGTCGGTGACAAAGTCTATGTATCAGGCACATTGGGTGATGCTAGTTATGCGTTGCAACATCCTGATAATGCTATCGGTAAAGAGCTAGCACACCGCCTACACACGCCGACCCCGCGTATTGCACTAGGTGCAGCGTTGGCAGAGATTGGCGCAACTGCGATGATAGATATCTCTGATGGTCTCTATCAAGACCTTGGACATATCTGTCAACAAAGCAGCGTTGGTATGCAAATTAGTCTTGAGCATCTACCTAGCAGCAAAGCACTCGCAAGCGTTGATTTAGCAGAGCGCTTATTATGTCAATTGGCTGGCGGTGATGATTACGAGCTAGCATTTACCTTGCCTGCTGATATTGAGCTCCCTATTAATAGCAGCAATACTCCTGTCACCTGTATCGGTGAAGTCATTGCGCCAGCAAGCAACCTAACAAACAGTGATTTTGCAAACAGTCCAGTAAGCAATACAGTTACTGCTGCCAATATCTCCAAAACCTTGCTTCCTGAATTATGGTATCAAGGACAGCGAGTAACAGTATCTCATCCAGCGCCATTTTCCACATGGCCAAATCTTACTGGTTACCAACATTTTGCAGGCTAG
- a CDS encoding phosphatidylglycerophosphatase A family protein, translated as MTDHDLSKPDIRKANDCPPLPANASMLDRVVYWLGIGLGSGLPRRAPGTWGTVGGFIVAIPLMSLGFVPFLIITLLSCLIGIWICGRTSELMQTHDDPHIVWDEWAGIWITLLPFSYMSVTTDTFWQDISQSLSIIALILAFILFRFFDIIKPPPIGWVDKRVAGGLGIMLDDIIAGVMAAAVWLVIMLGILL; from the coding sequence ATGACTGACCATGACTTATCTAAGCCCGATATCCGTAAAGCTAATGACTGCCCGCCTCTACCAGCAAATGCCAGTATGCTTGATCGTGTGGTGTATTGGCTAGGTATTGGTTTGGGCAGTGGCTTGCCCCGCCGTGCACCTGGCACTTGGGGCACTGTTGGTGGATTCATCGTCGCCATACCGCTGATGAGCTTAGGTTTTGTACCTTTTTTAATCATCACTCTCTTATCCTGCCTCATTGGCATCTGGATATGCGGTCGCACTTCCGAGTTGATGCAAACCCATGATGACCCACATATCGTCTGGGATGAGTGGGCGGGTATCTGGATTACCTTGTTACCATTTTCTTATATGAGTGTGACGACAGACACCTTTTGGCAAGATATTTCACAAAGTTTGTCTATCATTGCGCTTATCCTCGCCTTTATACTGTTCCGGTTTTTTGACATTATTAAGCCACCACCGATTGGTTGGGTCGACAAGAGAGTCGCAGGCGGTCTGGGTATTATGCTCGATGATATCATCGCTGGAGTTATGGCAGCGGCCGTATGGCTTGTCATCATGCTAGGTATACTGCTCTAA
- the glmU gene encoding bifunctional UDP-N-acetylglucosamine diphosphorylase/glucosamine-1-phosphate N-acetyltransferase GlmU, protein MTSSLSVIILAAGKGTRMQSAKPKVLQTLAGKPLLGHVLDTCDNLTVAKTIVVHGFGGEQVQTAMNSQYAHLPITWVAQTEQLGTGHAVKVTLEQLPKDGQSLILYGDVPLVSRQTLATLQTANTDGMSMLTLTVDNPFGLGRIKRDAAGNVQAIVEQKDASADEQQIQEINSGIYCVDNALLHKYLPKLSNDNAQQEYYLTDIVKLAVADGVSIAAIEPEHAFEIEGVNNRQQLASLERTWQSKLVADLQEAGVQFADPTRVDIRGTLTAGQDVFIDVGVVFEGDCTLGDNVYIEAGCVIKNAQIGNACHIKPYCVIDRAEVGAGVDIGPFAHLRPETILSDNTKVGNFVEIKKSTIGHGSKVNHLSYVGDSTVGTNVNIGAGVITCNYDGANKSQTVIKDNVFVGSNSSLVAPVTIGDAATVAAGSVITNDVDNNALALGRARQVQKADFQRPTKNSK, encoded by the coding sequence ATGACATCTTCCCTTTCTGTAATTATTCTTGCTGCCGGAAAAGGCACGCGTATGCAGTCTGCTAAGCCAAAAGTCTTACAAACATTAGCAGGCAAACCTTTACTCGGTCACGTGCTAGACACTTGTGACAACTTGACCGTAGCGAAAACCATTGTGGTACATGGCTTCGGCGGTGAGCAAGTACAAACAGCAATGAATAGCCAGTATGCGCATCTACCGATTACGTGGGTTGCACAGACTGAACAGCTAGGAACGGGGCATGCCGTCAAAGTCACCCTAGAGCAACTTCCAAAAGACGGGCAAAGTCTTATTTTATACGGTGATGTGCCATTAGTCAGCCGTCAGACCTTAGCCACGCTACAGACCGCCAATACTGATGGCATGTCAATGCTGACACTAACGGTGGATAATCCGTTTGGACTTGGCCGTATCAAACGTGATGCTGCAGGTAATGTCCAAGCAATCGTCGAGCAAAAAGATGCCAGTGCCGATGAGCAGCAAATTCAAGAGATTAATAGTGGTATTTATTGCGTCGATAATGCCTTATTACATAAATACTTGCCAAAGCTATCAAATGATAATGCACAGCAAGAATACTATCTGACTGATATCGTCAAATTGGCAGTCGCTGACGGTGTTAGCATTGCTGCCATTGAACCTGAGCATGCCTTTGAGATTGAAGGCGTTAATAACCGCCAACAGCTGGCAAGTTTAGAGCGCACTTGGCAAAGTAAGTTAGTCGCCGATTTACAAGAAGCGGGCGTTCAGTTTGCCGACCCTACTCGCGTCGATATTCGTGGTACGTTGACCGCAGGTCAGGACGTGTTTATAGATGTCGGTGTGGTATTTGAAGGCGACTGCACCTTAGGTGACAATGTCTATATCGAAGCGGGCTGCGTGATCAAAAATGCCCAGATTGGCAATGCTTGCCATATTAAACCCTACTGTGTGATTGATCGCGCTGAAGTCGGTGCTGGGGTTGATATTGGTCCTTTTGCGCATTTGCGCCCTGAGACCATATTATCTGATAATACCAAAGTAGGTAATTTTGTAGAAATTAAGAAATCAACCATCGGTCATGGCAGCAAGGTCAATCATCTAAGCTATGTTGGCGATTCAACCGTAGGCACCAATGTCAATATCGGTGCAGGCGTCATTACCTGTAATTATGACGGGGCAAATAAATCGCAAACAGTTATTAAAGACAATGTGTTTGTCGGCTCTAACTCTAGCCTAGTTGCACCAGTAACGATCGGTGACGCTGCCACAGTAGCCGCAGGCTCTGTGATTACCAATGACGTTGATAATAATGCGTTGGCTCTGGGCCGTGCTCGTCAAGTACAAAAAGCAGATTTCCAGCGTCCGACCAAAAACTCAAAATAG
- the glmS gene encoding glutamine--fructose-6-phosphate transaminase (isomerizing) — translation MCGIVGAVAERNIANILLEGLKRLEYRGYDSAGLTVIRDGELRRERQVGKVQELVDAVANDPENFNGHIGIAHTRWATHGEPAQRNAHPHVSGKIAVVHNGIVENYAELKEDLVAKGYEFTSQTDTEVVAHLIHDIYKDKSDLLEAVRAVTPLLHGAFALGIIHIDSPEELITVRLGSPLVIGVGIGENFIASDQLALLPVTNRFMYLEEGDIAKITRDSIQVYADGVEVNRAINEIDAAQFSADKGEFKHYMLKEIYEQPDAVARTIEMAIDSGATSKSPKLRAEFLHRHEAQLASIRHIQVIACGTSYHAGLVAKYWFESLTRLPCSVEIANEFRYRNPVVVDNSLVICISQSGETADTLSALREIQRNKPTGLVTLAICNVPTSSLVRETDVSIPTLAGPEIGVASTKAFTTQLVALMLLLLKVGVVQQRIDDERLAYLLENLQKLPGQLNASLKLDAPIKAMSESFEHKTSCLFLGRGLQFPIALEGALKLKEVSYIHAEGYAAGELKHGPLALVDKDMPIVVLAPKDSMFDKLKANMQEVHARHGELFVFASDASQMVEEDRLHIVYVPEVCETLAPILYSVPIQLLSYHVAVMRGTDVDQPRNLAKSVTVE, via the coding sequence ATGTGCGGAATTGTAGGCGCAGTTGCTGAGCGTAATATCGCTAATATCTTACTTGAAGGCTTAAAGCGCCTCGAATACCGCGGTTATGATTCCGCTGGTTTGACTGTCATTCGTGATGGTGAACTGCGCCGTGAGCGCCAAGTGGGTAAAGTACAAGAATTGGTTGATGCCGTCGCTAACGATCCAGAAAACTTTAACGGCCATATCGGTATTGCCCATACACGCTGGGCGACCCATGGTGAGCCTGCACAGCGCAACGCTCATCCGCACGTCTCAGGTAAAATCGCCGTCGTACATAATGGCATTGTCGAAAACTATGCTGAGCTCAAGGAAGATTTGGTCGCAAAAGGCTATGAGTTTACCTCACAGACCGACACTGAAGTAGTCGCGCATCTGATCCATGATATCTATAAAGACAAGTCTGACCTGCTAGAAGCCGTACGTGCCGTCACTCCATTGTTACATGGTGCATTCGCCCTTGGAATTATCCATATTGATAGCCCAGAAGAATTGATTACTGTTCGTTTAGGCTCTCCTTTGGTCATTGGTGTGGGTATTGGTGAGAACTTTATTGCCTCAGATCAGTTGGCGCTATTGCCAGTGACCAATCGCTTTATGTATCTAGAAGAAGGTGACATTGCCAAGATAACCCGCGATAGTATTCAGGTTTATGCCGACGGTGTCGAGGTAAATCGCGCTATCAATGAGATTGATGCTGCGCAGTTCAGTGCTGACAAAGGTGAGTTTAAGCATTATATGCTCAAAGAGATTTATGAGCAGCCTGATGCGGTCGCTCGTACTATCGAGATGGCTATCGATAGCGGCGCAACCTCAAAGTCGCCTAAATTACGTGCTGAATTTTTGCATCGCCATGAAGCCCAGCTTGCAAGCATTCGTCATATACAAGTCATCGCATGTGGTACCAGCTATCATGCTGGTCTGGTCGCCAAATATTGGTTTGAAAGTCTGACGCGCCTGCCGTGTTCAGTTGAAATCGCTAATGAATTTCGCTATCGTAATCCCGTTGTCGTTGATAACTCGCTAGTGATTTGTATCTCACAGTCTGGCGAGACGGCTGATACCCTCTCTGCGCTGCGTGAGATTCAACGAAATAAGCCAACAGGGCTAGTGACATTAGCAATATGTAACGTGCCAACCTCATCCTTAGTGCGCGAAACAGATGTATCTATACCAACGCTTGCAGGCCCTGAGATTGGTGTGGCATCTACCAAAGCCTTTACCACTCAGTTAGTCGCACTCATGCTGTTATTACTGAAAGTGGGCGTCGTACAACAACGTATCGATGATGAGCGTTTGGCATACTTGTTAGAGAACCTACAAAAGCTACCTGGCCAGCTGAATGCCAGTTTAAAACTTGATGCTCCTATTAAGGCGATGAGCGAAAGCTTTGAGCACAAGACCAGTTGCTTATTCCTAGGTCGCGGTTTGCAATTTCCAATCGCTCTAGAAGGTGCACTTAAACTTAAAGAAGTCTCTTACATTCATGCAGAAGGCTACGCAGCAGGCGAGCTTAAGCATGGCCCGTTAGCATTGGTTGACAAGGACATGCCCATCGTCGTTCTTGCACCCAAGGACAGCATGTTCGATAAGCTCAAAGCCAATATGCAAGAAGTTCATGCCCGTCATGGTGAGCTGTTCGTATTCGCTAGTGATGCCAGTCAAATGGTTGAAGAAGATCGCTTGCACATAGTGTATGTCCCTGAGGTCTGCGAAACGCTAGCCCCTATTCTATATAGTGTGCCCATACAGCTATTATCCTATCATGTAGCAGTCATGCGTGGCACAGACGTTGACCAGCCGCGTAACTTGGCAAAGAGCGTCACGGTCGAATAG
- a CDS encoding YceI family protein, protein MSQLSFSQLVPSYRKSLGALLLSMCAMMSSHAATYHIDPTHANVRFAIDHFNTSTNTGGFYNITGQIEYDPKAQTGDVSLVIPMNSINTGNKAFDLTLKSPDFFDVEQFPLAYFQSTKWHFGDAKSGSQVTKVDGNLTLNGETHPVSLTATKFNCYFNIMLKKPVCGGDFTTTIDRTQWGISKYTLLGITKDVSLDIQIEAAKQ, encoded by the coding sequence ATGAGTCAGCTTTCATTTTCGCAACTAGTGCCTTCTTATCGTAAGTCTCTGGGCGCCTTGCTATTATCTATGTGCGCTATGATGAGCAGTCATGCGGCTACCTACCACATTGACCCCACCCATGCTAACGTGCGCTTCGCCATTGATCACTTTAATACCTCTACCAATACGGGCGGATTTTATAACATCACAGGGCAAATAGAGTATGATCCAAAAGCACAGACAGGTGACGTTTCATTAGTCATTCCAATGAATTCTATCAATACAGGAAATAAAGCTTTTGATTTGACCTTAAAAAGCCCGGACTTCTTTGATGTAGAACAGTTCCCATTGGCTTACTTTCAATCAACTAAGTGGCACTTTGGCGATGCAAAATCAGGCTCGCAAGTCACAAAAGTTGATGGCAATTTAACTCTAAATGGTGAGACACATCCCGTCAGTCTCACGGCTACCAAATTTAATTGTTACTTTAATATTATGCTGAAAAAGCCAGTCTGCGGTGGCGACTTCACCACCACGATAGATCGTACGCAGTGGGGGATTAGCAAATATACTTTACTTGGCATCACCAAAGATGTCAGCTTAGATATCCAGATTGAAGCGGCGAAGCAGTAG
- a CDS encoding efflux RND transporter permease subunit: MNFNVSSYSIRNPLVAILLFVLLTMGGVYGFLQMKVQQFPDIDLPAVVVTVTLPGAAPAQLENDVAKKIENQLTSINGIKHIRSSLQTGVATISTEFILDKDIQEAVDDVRSAVGEVRGDLPAAVNEPIITKVSTSGFPIVTYTVSADNMSVEDLSWFVDDTITKRLSDIQGVGSISRIGGLEREITVAADPIALSGLQFSIIQLSQQIAGIQQDSSGGEAEVGKTTQTIRVLGAVERADELNELQIAVPTGGTQALGRMAEVTDGPADISSVAKLDGQTVVAFDITRSRGASEVEVMVRTDEALAQLSADMGNITINKAYDRATPVADDYQASLRMLIEGGILAVVVVFLFLRNIRATIVTAVALPLSIIPTFLGMYLFDFSLNIISLLALSLVIGVLVDDAIVEVENIMRHLRMGKTPYEAAMEAAEEIGLAVVATTFTLIAVFLPTAFMGGIVGQFFRQFGWTAALAIFASLMVARLITPMMAAYVLRPEKKQVEKQSKVMSWYLKVVSWTLHKRWLTMAATVALFIASLALVKLLPTAFIPDDDVNQTRVAVELTPDVELEDTERVVALADARISEMPEVESTFTTVGQAQAAMGPNASGSGNMAKNIGSLDIVLTPRAERASKQDIEKRISAILSEIPGARFTIGLAVGGETGYNFSLTSTSPQVLEQTVQQIMTDIRALPGVGAVTSDRSLPRQELTVTPDRLAMADKGVTTQDIAATLRIATVGDYEQRLSKLNLDTRQIPIVVRLPDIAKQNVSQLEGLYVPSARPAGQGVRVGEVADLSFGTGPAQISRLDRERAISITVQPEDGELGDLVQAVKNTPTMQNLPTSITVIDQGQAENMAELFSGFVIAMSVGIVCILGVLILLFGRLLQPFTILMALPLSIGGAFVGLVITGSSLSMPSMIGFIMLMGIATKNSILLVDYALIAQRRGLERFEAIIDACRKRARPIIMTSIAMGAGMLPLIFGWGEADPTFRRPMAAAVLGGLVTSTLLSLVVIPVVYTLMDDLSAWFAKWLIPHGKDEDSPTVDEL; the protein is encoded by the coding sequence ATGAATTTTAATGTGTCGTCTTATTCGATTAGGAACCCATTGGTCGCGATTTTACTGTTTGTGCTGTTGACGATGGGCGGTGTGTACGGTTTTTTGCAAATGAAGGTGCAGCAGTTTCCTGACATTGATTTGCCTGCGGTGGTGGTCACAGTGACCTTACCAGGTGCAGCACCTGCCCAGCTTGAAAACGACGTTGCCAAAAAGATTGAAAACCAGCTCACCAGTATCAACGGTATCAAGCATATTCGCAGTAGCCTACAGACAGGCGTAGCGACTATATCGACTGAATTTATATTGGATAAAGACATTCAAGAAGCGGTTGATGATGTGCGCTCAGCCGTCGGCGAGGTGCGTGGAGACTTGCCAGCAGCGGTTAATGAGCCCATCATTACCAAGGTCTCAACCTCAGGATTTCCTATCGTTACCTATACGGTCTCGGCTGATAATATGAGTGTTGAGGACTTATCATGGTTCGTCGATGACACCATTACCAAGCGTTTATCTGATATCCAAGGTGTTGGCTCAATCAGCCGAATCGGTGGTCTTGAGCGTGAGATTACTGTCGCAGCCGACCCCATTGCCTTAAGTGGCTTGCAGTTTTCTATTATTCAGCTGTCGCAGCAGATCGCAGGCATTCAGCAAGACAGCTCAGGCGGAGAAGCTGAAGTCGGCAAGACCACGCAAACCATCCGTGTACTAGGAGCAGTTGAGCGTGCCGATGAGCTGAATGAATTGCAGATTGCCGTACCGACTGGTGGCACGCAAGCGCTAGGGCGTATGGCCGAAGTGACAGATGGTCCTGCTGATATAAGCTCTGTTGCCAAGCTCGATGGGCAAACCGTTGTGGCTTTTGATATCACCCGCTCGCGCGGTGCCAGTGAAGTTGAAGTAATGGTGCGTACCGATGAGGCGCTCGCACAGCTGAGTGCAGATATGGGCAATATCACTATCAATAAAGCCTACGATAGAGCCACGCCAGTCGCCGATGACTATCAAGCGTCACTGCGTATGCTGATTGAAGGCGGTATTTTAGCTGTCGTGGTAGTTTTCTTATTTTTACGCAATATTCGCGCGACCATTGTGACTGCTGTGGCGCTGCCATTATCAATTATTCCTACCTTTTTGGGGATGTATCTGTTTGACTTCAGTCTCAATATTATCTCGTTATTGGCCTTGTCTTTAGTCATTGGGGTACTGGTCGATGATGCCATCGTTGAAGTCGAAAACATCATGCGCCATCTGCGTATGGGAAAAACGCCGTACGAGGCGGCAATGGAGGCAGCGGAAGAGATTGGGTTAGCGGTTGTTGCGACTACCTTTACCTTGATTGCAGTGTTTTTGCCCACGGCCTTTATGGGCGGTATCGTTGGACAGTTCTTTCGGCAGTTTGGCTGGACGGCTGCTTTGGCGATATTTGCCTCATTGATGGTCGCGCGTCTGATTACGCCCATGATGGCAGCCTATGTGTTGCGCCCTGAAAAAAAGCAAGTTGAAAAACAAAGCAAGGTTATGTCGTGGTATCTCAAAGTCGTATCATGGACGCTGCATAAGCGTTGGTTGACGATGGCGGCAACGGTGGCGTTGTTTATAGCATCACTTGCATTGGTGAAGCTGCTACCGACTGCCTTTATTCCTGATGACGATGTGAATCAGACACGAGTCGCGGTTGAGCTGACACCTGATGTTGAGCTTGAAGATACCGAGCGCGTAGTCGCACTAGCAGATGCGCGAATCTCAGAAATGCCAGAAGTTGAGAGTACTTTTACCACGGTAGGGCAAGCGCAAGCGGCTATGGGGCCGAACGCTAGCGGTAGTGGTAATATGGCAAAAAATATCGGTAGCTTAGATATTGTGCTGACACCAAGAGCCGAGCGCGCCTCCAAGCAGGACATAGAAAAACGCATTAGCGCCATATTGTCAGAAATACCGGGCGCGCGCTTTACCATTGGTCTCGCAGTTGGCGGTGAGACTGGATATAACTTCTCCTTGACCAGTACCAGTCCACAAGTGCTAGAGCAGACTGTGCAACAGATTATGACAGACATACGCGCATTGCCTGGCGTTGGCGCAGTCACCAGTGATCGTAGCCTACCGCGGCAAGAACTGACAGTCACTCCTGATCGGTTAGCCATGGCAGACAAAGGTGTCACCACCCAAGACATCGCTGCTACTTTACGTATCGCCACAGTGGGTGATTATGAGCAGCGCTTATCTAAGCTGAATTTAGACACGCGGCAGATTCCGATTGTGGTGCGCTTGCCTGATATTGCCAAGCAAAACGTCAGTCAGTTAGAAGGCTTGTATGTTCCTAGTGCGCGACCTGCAGGACAAGGAGTACGTGTCGGTGAGGTGGCAGACCTAAGCTTTGGTACAGGTCCTGCCCAAATCAGCCGACTAGATCGCGAGCGGGCGATTAGTATCACTGTACAGCCTGAAGATGGAGAGCTTGGCGACTTGGTACAGGCAGTCAAAAACACCCCGACCATGCAGAATTTGCCGACTTCGATTACGGTGATTGACCAAGGTCAGGCAGAGAATATGGCTGAGCTATTTAGTGGCTTTGTCATCGCCATGTCGGTGGGTATCGTTTGTATCTTAGGCGTGCTGATTCTATTATTCGGGCGTTTATTGCAGCCCTTCACGATTCTGATGGCATTGCCGCTATCGATAGGCGGGGCGTTTGTGGGACTGGTCATTACGGGCAGCAGCTTATCGATGCCGTCGATGATTGGCTTTATTATGCTGATGGGTATCGCCACCAAAAACTCTATCTTGCTGGTGGATTATGCACTGATAGCCCAGCGCCGTGGCCTTGAGCGTTTTGAGGCAATCATTGATGCCTGCCGCAAGCGTGCACGTCCTATCATTATGACGAGTATCGCGATGGGTGCTGGCATGTTGCCATTGATATTTGGTTGGGGTGAGGCTGATCCTACCTTCCGCCGGCCGATGGCAGCGGCTGTCCTCGGCGGGCTAGTGACCTCTACTTTATTAAGCTTGGTGGTGATTCCAGTTGTTTATACTCTCATGGATGACCTGTCGGCTTGGTTTGCTAAGTGGCTGATCCCGCATGGTAAAGATGAAGACAGTCCAACTGTTGATGAGCTATAG
- a CDS encoding efflux RND transporter periplasmic adaptor subunit — translation MSDFQDPNDKQAVQPPMPPEPIPESELPPYRQTEVPASQPSSKFPVWFLPALAAVLVIGVLLGRYWGGSTDAEVKAVSSGAQSNNVATDSTASEQAVLSVETVMPSQESIGNMLTADGTISAKDTANVSAKVNGVAIERILVEEGDRVKAGQVLAVFDTDAMEQQVVQAQADVAEAEATLANASADAARVLPLLDIDAISKQEADRYRTSELRARASLQASKARLSNQQLNLENAKVVAPVSGIISDKMVEVGMVSGGEPLFTIIKNGVLEWRADIDPKLIGDVTIGTPVQVSLPRDQSVMGQVSRIAPTADNNRQITIYVSLAANPAVRAGMYQTGEFMLGSASMQTVPNSAIVSNDGYDYLMLVTDVKTQNAKTLGRIQQQRVTLGERIGDSVALTEPLPADSRLVKQGGSFLNDGDLVRIVDGLNENVNTATNTAQAQS, via the coding sequence ATGAGTGACTTTCAAGACCCTAACGATAAGCAAGCGGTTCAGCCGCCTATGCCGCCAGAGCCGATACCTGAGTCTGAACTGCCACCTTATCGTCAGACAGAGGTGCCTGCTAGTCAGCCATCGTCAAAGTTTCCTGTATGGTTTTTACCAGCATTGGCAGCGGTGCTGGTGATTGGTGTATTGCTAGGCAGATATTGGGGTGGAAGTACGGATGCTGAGGTAAAAGCAGTATCTTCGGGTGCACAGAGTAATAATGTAGCTACGGATAGCACTGCTAGCGAGCAAGCCGTATTGTCAGTTGAGACAGTCATGCCTAGCCAAGAGAGTATCGGCAACATGCTAACGGCGGATGGGACAATCAGTGCCAAAGACACCGCGAATGTCAGTGCCAAAGTCAATGGGGTTGCCATTGAGCGCATCTTGGTTGAAGAGGGCGATCGGGTCAAAGCGGGTCAAGTACTAGCGGTATTTGATACGGATGCTATGGAGCAGCAAGTGGTACAAGCACAAGCAGACGTGGCAGAAGCTGAGGCCACACTTGCCAATGCCAGTGCTGATGCGGCACGTGTACTGCCGCTACTCGATATCGACGCTATCAGCAAACAAGAAGCTGATCGTTATCGCACCTCAGAGCTGCGTGCTAGAGCCTCGCTACAAGCGTCAAAAGCTCGCTTGAGCAATCAGCAGCTAAATCTTGAAAACGCCAAAGTTGTCGCGCCAGTCAGTGGGATTATCAGTGACAAGATGGTTGAGGTCGGTATGGTTTCGGGCGGTGAGCCACTATTTACCATTATTAAGAACGGTGTTTTGGAATGGCGTGCAGATATCGATCCCAAACTCATCGGTGACGTGACTATAGGTACGCCAGTGCAGGTCAGCTTACCAAGAGATCAATCAGTGATGGGACAAGTAAGCCGCATCGCGCCAACCGCAGATAACAATCGCCAAATCACTATTTATGTGAGCTTAGCTGCCAATCCAGCGGTACGTGCTGGCATGTATCAAACGGGCGAGTTTATGCTGGGCAGCGCAAGCATGCAAACGGTGCCCAATAGCGCCATCGTCAGTAATGATGGTTATGATTATTTGATGCTAGTGACAGACGTGAAAACACAAAATGCTAAAACGCTTGGGCGTATCCAGCAGCAGCGCGTGACGTTGGGAGAGCGCATCGGTGACAGCGTGGCGCTTACTGAGCCATTACCTGCTGACAGTAGACTGGTCAAGCAAGGCGGCAGCTTTTTGAATGATGGCGATTTGGTGCGGATTGTTGATGGACTCAATGAAAATGTCAACACAGCAACCAATACAGCGCAGGCGCAATCATGA